In a single window of the Streptomyces sp. NBC_00285 genome:
- a CDS encoding aldo/keto reductase produces the protein MTSALPGGTITIAGKTVSRLGFGTMSLTGPGTWGEPSDRETALSILRQAVNTYGISHIDTADAYGPHTAEQLIRDALYPYAEHVLIATKVGMVRPGPGQWMSLGSPYYLRACAEASLRRLRVERLELCYLHRIDPEVALDDQIAVLQALQDEGKIGHIGLSKVTPEVIHRVGKDLTIAAVQNVLNTTDRFDDAVEVCGELGIPYVAYRPLDAGLLARTNGPAAPLQWLLDHGSHIAPIPSTSQPSHLEEIVAAATGGA, from the coding sequence ATGACATCCGCGCTGCCCGGGGGCACCATCACCATCGCCGGGAAGACCGTATCCAGACTCGGCTTCGGCACCATGAGCCTGACCGGCCCCGGCACGTGGGGCGAGCCTTCAGACCGTGAGACCGCGCTCAGCATCCTGCGTCAAGCCGTGAACACGTACGGCATCAGCCACATCGATACCGCCGACGCCTACGGCCCCCACACCGCCGAGCAGTTGATCCGGGACGCGCTCTACCCGTACGCGGAGCACGTGCTGATCGCCACGAAGGTCGGCATGGTGCGCCCCGGACCAGGTCAGTGGATGTCCCTCGGTAGCCCCTACTACCTGCGGGCCTGTGCGGAAGCGAGCCTGCGCCGCCTGCGAGTCGAGCGGCTGGAGTTGTGCTACCTGCACCGCATCGATCCAGAGGTGGCCCTCGACGACCAGATCGCCGTCCTGCAGGCGCTGCAAGACGAGGGCAAGATCGGGCACATCGGCCTGTCCAAGGTCACCCCCGAGGTCATCCATCGTGTGGGCAAGGATCTGACCATCGCCGCGGTGCAGAACGTCCTCAACACCACCGACCGCTTCGATGACGCGGTAGAGGTGTGCGGCGAACTCGGCATTCCGTACGTGGCCTACCGACCGCTCGACGCCGGCCTCCTCGCCCGTACCAACGGGCCAGCCGCACCCCTGCAATGGCTCCTCGACCACGGCAGCCACATCGCTCCCATTCCCAGCACCAGTCAGCCGAGCCACCTCGAAGAGATCGTGGCTGCTGCGACGGGCGGAGCCTGA
- a CDS encoding AAA family ATPase produces the protein MTTDQPIRIGLLGTHSTGKTTLLKRIEMELRAEGITVGRTGRLGKRAAAAGLPKMQHHTAQSTEWIIAQGIADEIAAMAQGAEVVLVDRAAHDAVAYFHAALEYRRETAPRVERERLLTLAATQLPKYHLLLATVLDESVPVDTSHDYDPRYRRLVDQHVHQLLDRDDIPHLRVHSDPDSQAHIVDEAVQSCLKEALV, from the coding sequence GTGACCACTGACCAGCCCATCCGTATCGGCTTGCTCGGCACCCACTCCACCGGCAAGACCACGCTCCTGAAGCGCATAGAGATGGAACTGCGCGCCGAAGGAATCACCGTGGGACGCACCGGCCGACTCGGCAAGCGCGCGGCAGCGGCCGGCCTTCCCAAGATGCAGCACCACACCGCCCAGTCCACCGAGTGGATCATCGCCCAGGGCATCGCCGACGAGATCGCGGCGATGGCGCAGGGCGCCGAAGTCGTCCTGGTCGATCGAGCCGCTCACGACGCCGTCGCCTACTTCCACGCCGCGCTGGAGTACCGCAGAGAAACCGCTCCCCGGGTGGAACGCGAGCGCCTTCTCACGCTCGCCGCCACCCAACTGCCTAAGTACCACCTGCTGTTGGCAACGGTTCTCGACGAGAGCGTGCCCGTCGACACCAGCCATGACTACGACCCGCGCTACCGGCGCCTCGTCGACCAGCACGTGCACCAGCTCCTGGACCGCGACGACATCCCCCACCTGCGTGTCCACAGCGACCCCGACAGCCAGGCCCACATCGTCGACGAAGCCGTGCAGAGCTGCCTGAAGGAGGCCCTCGTATGA
- a CDS encoding 3'-5' exonuclease: MNFASWPTLFVVDVEGNGTNPPDLVEIAALPVRAGVPDTTTAGAWLIRPERPVTARAAGIHGLTNEVLADQPVWAQLADAVHDFLGQNWISAHNAHVDYRELHRHLPTWKPAGVIDTLRLAKATYTGLPSYTLDALIKHVAPDLSQAPRVGRHRATYDAYATAQLLLAMAGHYETWDQLVAAAVPPSLPGAPEPEEEPTLW, from the coding sequence ATGAACTTCGCCTCCTGGCCCACGCTGTTCGTCGTCGATGTCGAGGGCAACGGCACCAACCCGCCCGACCTCGTCGAGATCGCCGCACTGCCCGTCCGTGCCGGAGTCCCCGACACCACCACGGCCGGGGCATGGCTGATCCGGCCCGAACGGCCGGTCACAGCACGCGCGGCCGGCATCCACGGCCTGACCAACGAAGTCCTCGCCGACCAGCCCGTCTGGGCGCAACTCGCGGACGCGGTGCACGACTTCCTCGGCCAGAACTGGATCAGTGCCCACAACGCCCACGTCGATTACCGGGAGTTGCACCGGCACCTCCCCACGTGGAAGCCGGCCGGGGTCATCGACACCCTGCGCCTCGCCAAGGCGACCTACACGGGCCTACCCTCCTACACCCTCGACGCCCTGATCAAGCACGTAGCACCAGACCTGTCGCAGGCCCCACGGGTCGGACGACACCGCGCGACCTACGACGCCTACGCCACGGCGCAGCTCCTGCTTGCCATGGCCGGCCACTACGAGACCTGGGACCAACTGGTCGCTGCGGCCGTGCCGCCCAGTCTGCCCGGAGCCCCCGAACCAGAAGAGGAACCAACCCTGTGGTGA
- a CDS encoding radical SAM protein, with protein sequence MTVPVVPRRRLLPLLTVEQIGELKPALADVIEYRKSGLSLNHIVGCPLECGYCVRHLFDNFGMKTPKRLMSDEAAVALLVGHPYFRPHLTPIQLFNRATDPMLPVVKPHLFAVLRDLDDRGLTNHVLVITRWRVSAEDCAVLNSYTKLRLTVLVTHSGIDDPAIEPVNSTYAADSLRMLYEHADRYRTVLYWRPIVPGLNDSDEHLERARELSLHAHATVFTGLFFRDEIRAYYEAHGLPTPYDGTARRKIMPELAEQRIMEAYASRNEPGGAPWGALFLKTSCGVAYAHGEADYNGHFGIDELCRICPPGQIALCKEAWVRPDLAEVTRQARALGATGDVEINERAIVVEGLDEPPRYFLQHGFGYQCHDREKPHLHRQHGRAPIGWEAENGTTTP encoded by the coding sequence ATGACCGTTCCCGTCGTACCGCGCCGCCGTCTGCTTCCGCTCCTGACCGTGGAGCAGATCGGTGAGTTGAAGCCCGCGCTTGCTGACGTGATCGAGTACCGCAAGTCGGGGTTGTCGCTCAACCACATCGTCGGCTGCCCGCTGGAGTGCGGTTACTGCGTCCGCCACCTGTTCGACAACTTCGGTATGAAGACGCCGAAGCGCCTGATGAGCGATGAAGCCGCCGTCGCCCTCCTGGTCGGCCACCCTTACTTCCGGCCGCACCTGACACCGATCCAGTTGTTCAACCGGGCCACGGACCCGATGCTGCCGGTGGTCAAACCGCACTTGTTCGCAGTGCTGCGCGACCTCGACGACCGGGGTCTGACCAACCACGTCCTGGTCATCACGCGGTGGCGCGTGAGCGCCGAGGACTGCGCCGTCCTCAACTCGTACACGAAACTGCGCCTGACCGTTCTGGTGACGCACTCCGGCATCGACGACCCGGCCATCGAGCCGGTCAACTCGACGTACGCGGCCGACAGCTTGCGCATGCTGTACGAGCACGCCGACCGCTACCGGACCGTCCTGTACTGGCGTCCGATCGTGCCGGGTCTCAATGACTCCGACGAGCACCTGGAGCGGGCCCGCGAACTGTCCCTGCACGCCCACGCCACGGTGTTCACGGGCCTGTTCTTCCGTGACGAGATCAGGGCCTACTACGAGGCGCACGGCCTGCCGACGCCGTACGACGGGACGGCGCGGCGGAAGATCATGCCGGAGCTGGCCGAGCAGCGGATCATGGAGGCGTACGCGTCCCGGAATGAGCCCGGCGGCGCCCCGTGGGGGGCCTTGTTCCTCAAGACGAGCTGCGGCGTCGCCTACGCACACGGTGAGGCCGACTACAACGGCCACTTCGGAATCGACGAGCTGTGCCGAATCTGCCCGCCCGGGCAGATCGCCTTGTGCAAAGAGGCTTGGGTCAGGCCGGATCTGGCGGAGGTCACCCGGCAGGCGCGCGCCCTCGGCGCGACCGGCGACGTTGAGATCAACGAGCGTGCCATCGTCGTGGAGGGACTGGACGAGCCGCCCCGCTACTTCCTCCAGCACGGGTTCGGCTACCAGTGCCACGACCGCGAGAAGCCCCACCTCCACCGCCAGCACGGCCGGGCCCCCATCGGCTGGGAGGCGGAGAACGGAACCACCACGCCATGA
- a CDS encoding nucleoside-diphosphate kinase has translation MSGSRPMSGAVVEGVDFDRWAVILCKPDAVARGLVDRILGMVCAAGIAISDRLDLIAEPWQPHVVYRDLLADTGRRNLPDLPTLIDDAFAGRQVTVALAHGEPGLHARLRQLIGHTDPARAEVGTIRGDLGDDSLKEAEAEHRLVRNLVEASDDAASARREYGTWYGPGRRLQIADFDRCSVILCKPDAVERGVVDAILERIEAAVGTVANRRNVTVQPWQAHVHYWDLLADADHFPDRDIPTCLDDAYAGKAVTVALAHGEPGIHDRLRQLIGHFDPPRAAPGTIRGDLGHDSLERALDEKRLVHNLVHTSDDADAARRDFGTWFGANRRGLLIAPTPIPAQPTPTDR, from the coding sequence GTGAGCGGCAGTAGGCCGATGAGCGGCGCGGTGGTCGAGGGCGTCGACTTCGACCGCTGGGCGGTCATCCTGTGCAAACCCGACGCCGTGGCGCGTGGCCTGGTCGACCGGATCCTCGGGATGGTCTGTGCAGCGGGAATCGCCATCTCGGACCGTCTGGACCTGATCGCCGAGCCGTGGCAGCCGCACGTCGTCTACCGGGATCTCCTCGCCGACACGGGCCGCCGTAACCTTCCCGATCTGCCGACTTTGATCGATGACGCGTTCGCGGGCCGGCAGGTCACCGTGGCGCTCGCGCACGGTGAACCCGGCCTCCATGCCCGGCTGCGCCAGTTGATCGGGCACACCGATCCGGCCCGGGCAGAGGTCGGCACGATCCGCGGTGACCTGGGCGACGACAGCCTCAAGGAGGCCGAGGCGGAGCACCGTCTCGTACGTAATCTCGTCGAGGCCAGTGACGACGCGGCCAGCGCCCGCCGGGAGTACGGGACTTGGTACGGGCCTGGCCGTCGTCTGCAGATCGCCGACTTCGACCGGTGTTCGGTGATCCTGTGCAAACCGGATGCCGTCGAACGCGGCGTGGTAGACGCCATCCTTGAGCGGATCGAGGCCGCGGTCGGCACGGTCGCAAACCGCCGCAACGTCACCGTGCAGCCGTGGCAGGCCCATGTCCACTACTGGGACCTCCTCGCCGACGCGGACCACTTCCCCGACCGGGACATCCCCACATGCCTGGACGACGCCTACGCGGGCAAAGCGGTGACCGTCGCTCTCGCCCACGGCGAACCGGGCATCCACGACCGACTGCGCCAGCTCATCGGCCACTTCGACCCACCGCGGGCGGCGCCCGGCACGATCCGAGGCGACCTCGGCCACGACAGCCTGGAGCGCGCCCTTGACGAGAAGCGCCTCGTGCACAACCTCGTGCACACCTCGGACGACGCGGACGCCGCCCGCCGCGACTTCGGCACCTGGTTCGGCGCCAACCGCCGCGGCCTGCTCATCGCCCCCACACCCATTCCCGCTCAGCCCACACCCACCGACCGCTGA